One window of Cohnella hashimotonis genomic DNA carries:
- a CDS encoding PPK2 family polyphosphate kinase, with protein sequence MADRTRLDRKRHVSLKDFDPRDTGDIESKEQVEAEIEDLRDRLQEAQEKLYASRSNGVLIVFQGMDCSGKDGTVKKVLSALNPQGYRAESFKTPTAEEASHDFLWRTHKLIPQKGYIASFNRSYYEEVLITRVHGIIDKKETERRLEHIKNFEKLLADSGVLVIKIFLHISKEFQLEKLQDRLTRPEKLWKFDPNDLKERKHWDEYVRAYEDVFEATGTKRNPWYIVPADKRWYRDYRVLKIITEAFESLDLAYPQIDIERFGDLDLDAETRAKLAAAKRKEARNRTGDERQKSADEDETGEAGEVREDAAQNAGEAADEALAKAGEGSSDSEPAVGGDDSEPAVGGDDSERKQVREEAADGKPADDDADAAAKPARGRRKAAAGNALNVSLEAAAENKPTRGRRKAAVPQANGDGEAGDGKPVRTRRKADVQQADGGGEAGDGKPARAHRKAADQQANGGGEAVAGEKPAQAAAKATTGTPKTAGRPRGARKQAATEMEVQAPPEDAPSGPSAPKQSSRRGRKPKES encoded by the coding sequence ATGGCCGACCGCACCAGGCTTGATCGCAAGCGTCACGTTTCCCTAAAGGACTTCGATCCCCGCGATACGGGCGATATCGAGAGCAAAGAACAGGTGGAAGCGGAGATCGAGGATCTTCGCGACAGACTGCAGGAAGCGCAGGAAAAGCTGTATGCAAGCCGATCGAACGGCGTGCTGATCGTGTTTCAGGGGATGGACTGCAGCGGCAAGGACGGCACGGTGAAAAAGGTACTGTCCGCGCTCAATCCGCAAGGCTACCGCGCAGAGAGCTTCAAGACGCCGACCGCGGAGGAAGCCTCCCACGATTTCCTGTGGCGAACCCACAAGCTGATCCCGCAAAAGGGATACATCGCCTCCTTCAACCGCTCTTATTACGAAGAAGTGCTGATCACCCGCGTACACGGCATCATCGACAAGAAAGAGACGGAGCGCCGTCTCGAACATATTAAAAATTTCGAAAAGCTGCTCGCGGACAGCGGCGTGCTGGTCATCAAGATTTTCCTTCATATCTCCAAGGAGTTCCAGCTCGAGAAGCTGCAAGATCGGTTGACCCGTCCCGAGAAGCTGTGGAAATTCGATCCGAACGACCTCAAGGAACGGAAGCATTGGGACGAGTACGTCCGCGCCTACGAAGACGTCTTCGAAGCGACCGGCACGAAGCGCAACCCGTGGTATATCGTTCCGGCGGACAAACGCTGGTACCGCGATTATCGCGTGCTGAAAATCATTACGGAGGCGTTCGAGTCGCTGGACCTCGCTTATCCGCAGATCGATATCGAGCGTTTCGGAGATTTGGACCTGGATGCGGAGACGCGTGCCAAGCTGGCAGCCGCCAAGCGCAAGGAAGCCAGGAACCGCACCGGGGACGAACGGCAAAAATCGGCGGACGAGGATGAGACCGGGGAAGCCGGGGAGGTTCGCGAAGATGCGGCGCAGAATGCCGGAGAAGCGGCGGATGAAGCACTTGCGAAGGCTGGCGAAGGCAGCTCGGATAGCGAGCCTGCTGTTGGCGGGGACGATAGCGAGCCTGCTGTTGGCGGGGACGATAGCGAGCGGAAGCAGGTGCGCGAGGAGGCCGCCGACGGCAAGCCGGCGGATGATGATGCGGACGCTGCCGCCAAGCCGGCGAGAGGCCGCAGGAAGGCGGCGGCCGGCAATGCCTTGAATGTCAGCCTCGAAGCGGCTGCGGAGAACAAGCCGACGAGGGGGCGCAGGAAGGCGGCTGTCCCGCAGGCCAATGGCGATGGAGAAGCTGGCGACGGCAAGCCGGTCAGGACGCGCAGGAAGGCGGATGTCCAGCAGGCAGATGGCGGTGGAGAAGCTGGCGACGGCAAGCCTGCCAGGGCGCACAGGAAGGCGGCTGACCAGCAGGCAAATGGCGGTGGAGAAGCTGTTGCTGGTGAAAAACCGGCGCAGGCTGCCGCGAAAGCGACGACTGGAACGCCGAAGACTGCCGGCAGACCGAGAGGTGCGAGGAAGCAAGCGGCAACCGAAATGGAGGTTCAGGCTCCTCCCGAGGATGCGCCAAGCGGGCCGAGCGCGCCCAAGCAATCGAGCAGGCGCGGCCGGAAGCCGAAAGAAAGCTAG
- a CDS encoding YciI family protein, whose product MRFMMIVKGTTDSEAGVMPSEELVAAMQRYNEELAKAGVLVAADGLHPTSGGIRISYPEPGGKPKITDGPFTEAKEIIAGFTMIEVKSKEEAVEWALRMPDPHGYGQGQIELRQIFDMTDLTQDPEMLAKEQALRERLEGPRRT is encoded by the coding sequence ATGCGATTCATGATGATCGTCAAAGGTACGACGGATTCGGAAGCGGGCGTCATGCCGAGCGAGGAACTGGTGGCGGCGATGCAGCGGTACAACGAGGAGCTAGCCAAGGCAGGCGTCCTGGTAGCGGCAGACGGGCTTCACCCTACCTCGGGGGGCATTCGAATTTCTTATCCCGAGCCGGGCGGCAAACCCAAGATTACGGACGGACCGTTCACCGAAGCGAAGGAGATTATCGCCGGGTTTACGATGATCGAGGTGAAGTCCAAGGAAGAAGCGGTCGAGTGGGCGCTGCGGATGCCGGATCCGCACGGGTACGGGCAAGGCCAGATCGAGCTTCGCCAGATCTTCGACATGACGGACTTGACGCAGGATCCGGAAATGCTGGCCAAGGAGCAGGCGCTGCGCGAGCGGCTTGAAGGGCCTCGCCGGACATGA
- a CDS encoding RNA polymerase sigma factor, protein MSDRAAHRAIDAVWRIESAKLIARLATMVRDVGLAEDLAQDALLIALERWPETGIPDNPGAWLMTTAKRRAIDLLRRNKLRDRKYEEYGRASPLYTEDDVEKESGEIGDELLRLIFATCHPSLSQEARVALTLRLLGGLTTDEIAHAYLVPEPTVAQRIVRAKKTLGAARVKLDVPEGAELEERISSVLEVVYLMYNEGYSATAGGSWIRAPLCQEALRLGRMLAEVAPREPEVHGLVALMEIQSSRFKTRIGLSGEPILLMDQNRALWDHLLIRRGLAALERARSLGRPLGPYALQAAIAACHAQAPTPGDTDWARIAALYEALSRAAPSPVVELNRAVAIAMAFGSAIGLQIVDRLADEPALKGYYLLPSVRGDLLAKLGRMEEARAAFERAASMTQNLPEQALMRRRAAECAERRGEDTNGVPGARV, encoded by the coding sequence ATGAGCGACCGGGCCGCGCATCGCGCGATCGACGCCGTCTGGCGCATCGAATCGGCCAAGCTGATCGCGCGCCTGGCGACGATGGTGCGCGATGTCGGCCTTGCGGAGGACCTGGCGCAGGACGCGCTCTTGATCGCGCTCGAACGGTGGCCGGAGACGGGCATTCCGGACAACCCGGGGGCGTGGCTCATGACGACGGCGAAGCGCCGGGCGATCGATTTGCTGCGGCGCAATAAGCTGCGCGACCGAAAATACGAGGAGTACGGCCGCGCCAGCCCGTTGTATACCGAGGACGATGTGGAAAAGGAGTCGGGCGAGATCGGAGACGAGCTGCTGCGCCTCATCTTCGCGACCTGTCATCCGTCGCTGTCGCAGGAAGCTCGGGTCGCGCTGACCTTGCGGCTATTGGGCGGTCTCACGACGGACGAGATCGCGCACGCGTATCTCGTCCCCGAGCCGACTGTCGCGCAGCGGATCGTCAGGGCGAAGAAGACGCTCGGGGCGGCGCGCGTAAAGCTGGATGTGCCTGAGGGAGCGGAGCTGGAGGAGCGCATCTCGTCGGTGCTCGAGGTCGTCTATCTCATGTACAACGAGGGATACTCGGCCACCGCGGGCGGGAGCTGGATCCGGGCGCCGCTCTGCCAGGAGGCGCTGCGTCTCGGCCGGATGCTGGCGGAGGTTGCGCCGCGGGAACCCGAGGTGCACGGCCTCGTCGCCCTGATGGAGATTCAGTCGTCGCGCTTCAAGACGCGCATAGGGCTGTCCGGCGAGCCGATCCTGCTCATGGACCAGAACCGCGCGTTGTGGGACCATCTTCTGATCCGCCGCGGACTGGCGGCGCTCGAGCGCGCGCGCAGCCTGGGACGACCGCTCGGACCATACGCGCTGCAGGCCGCGATCGCCGCCTGCCATGCGCAGGCGCCTACGCCCGGCGATACCGACTGGGCCAGGATCGCGGCGCTCTACGAAGCGCTCTCGCGGGCGGCGCCTTCGCCGGTCGTCGAGCTCAACCGCGCCGTCGCGATCGCCATGGCGTTCGGATCTGCGATCGGGCTGCAGATCGTAGACCGACTGGCGGACGAGCCTGCTTTAAAGGGCTACTACTTGCTGCCGAGCGTACGCGGGGATCTGCTCGCGAAGCTCGGACGCATGGAGGAGGCGCGTGCGGCTTTCGAGCGGGCTGCCTCCATGACGCAGAACTTGCCGGAGCAAGCGCTCATGCGCCGGCGCGCGGCAGAATGCGCGGAACGTCGTGGCGAAGACACGAACGGAGTACCGGGAGCGCGCGTTTGA
- a CDS encoding alpha/beta fold hydrolase: MTKSHLNQAAYAVSKDGTRIAYDTIGQGPAVILAGGAFSYRKFPGLQKLARLLASDFTVVNYDRRGRGDSGDQKTYAIQREIEDLEAVIGAHGGVAHVWGLSSGAALALAAAASGVGIAKLALYEPPYLAGGTGPVSPAEQRSQLERLISEGRRDEAVKYFLRLMGAPGFAVTMMRLMPFWPRLRAVAHTLPYDAAIMGDYSLPAARLASIGSPVLAVGGAKSPAALREAVRQVGLAVPHGESRLLPGQNHNVSMDALAPVLKSFFLA; this comes from the coding sequence TTGACGAAAAGCCACTTGAACCAGGCGGCCTATGCCGTATCCAAAGACGGAACGCGGATCGCTTACGATACGATCGGCCAAGGGCCGGCGGTAATTTTGGCCGGGGGCGCGTTCAGCTACAGGAAGTTTCCGGGCTTGCAGAAGCTGGCTCGCCTCCTCGCCTCGGACTTTACGGTCGTCAATTATGACAGGCGAGGCAGAGGGGACAGCGGGGATCAGAAAACATACGCGATTCAGCGGGAGATCGAAGATCTCGAGGCTGTCATCGGGGCACACGGAGGCGTTGCGCATGTATGGGGGCTATCCTCGGGCGCGGCATTGGCGCTTGCGGCTGCAGCGAGCGGCGTCGGCATCGCAAAGCTTGCGCTTTACGAGCCTCCGTATCTAGCAGGGGGAACGGGTCCGGTCTCGCCGGCGGAACAGCGGTCGCAGCTTGAACGGCTGATCTCCGAGGGGCGCCGGGACGAAGCGGTCAAGTACTTCTTGCGCTTGATGGGCGCACCTGGATTTGCGGTAACGATGATGCGGCTGATGCCTTTTTGGCCGCGGCTTCGGGCCGTCGCGCACACGCTCCCTTACGATGCGGCGATCATGGGCGATTATTCGCTGCCTGCGGCCCGGCTCGCTTCGATCGGTTCGCCGGTGCTGGCGGTCGGCGGCGCCAAGAGCCCGGCTGCGCTTCGGGAGGCGGTGCGGCAGGTCGGCCTGGCCGTGCCGCATGGCGAGTCCCGCCTGCTCCCGGGTCAAAATCACAATGTATCTATGGACGCGCTCGCGCCGGTGCTGAAGTCGTTTTTCCTCGCTTGA
- a CDS encoding YciI family protein: MRFMILIKANARFEAGIEPADDRVAAFAAYSREMKKAGVLIESATLLPSAEGLRLAYPEKGGLPAMTAGPFDGSEGQVAGYMLLEAESDREAYAWAAGMPDPYGFGEGGIELRRLRETAGPPVAGGSSPIEADLRDQLGALRGLQA, from the coding sequence ATGCGATTCATGATCCTGATCAAGGCGAACGCGCGCTTCGAAGCCGGGATCGAGCCGGCGGACGACCGGGTCGCCGCGTTCGCGGCCTACAGCCGGGAGATGAAGAAGGCGGGCGTTCTGATCGAGTCTGCGACCCTGCTGCCGAGCGCCGAAGGGCTCCGGCTGGCCTATCCCGAGAAGGGCGGTCTGCCGGCGATGACGGCCGGGCCGTTCGACGGCTCGGAGGGGCAGGTCGCAGGCTACATGCTGCTTGAAGCCGAATCGGACCGGGAGGCATACGCATGGGCGGCAGGGATGCCCGATCCTTATGGATTCGGGGAGGGCGGGATCGAGCTGCGCCGGCTCCGGGAGACGGCCGGGCCGCCGGTCGCCGGCGGTTCGAGTCCGATCGAGGCCGACCTGCGCGATCAGCTTGGCGCCTTAAGAGGCTTGCAAGCATAA
- a CDS encoding DUF1801 domain-containing protein: MNPEITQFIADLKEPWQAERCQALRELTLQAIPDALERMQYKKPHYLKNGKYAAVISTSKDAVSYTIFNAEGIAFPEGAWSGPPERKTIKIGKKQEVDKEEVADLLKQASASL; encoded by the coding sequence ATGAACCCTGAGATCACGCAATTCATCGCCGACCTCAAAGAACCCTGGCAAGCCGAGCGCTGCCAGGCGCTGCGGGAGCTAACCTTGCAGGCGATTCCGGACGCGCTCGAGCGCATGCAGTACAAAAAGCCGCATTACTTAAAAAACGGCAAGTATGCCGCCGTCATCTCGACGTCCAAGGACGCGGTGAGCTACACTATTTTTAACGCCGAGGGCATCGCGTTTCCCGAAGGCGCCTGGAGCGGACCGCCCGAGCGCAAGACGATCAAGATCGGGAAGAAGCAGGAAGTCGACAAGGAAGAAGTGGCGGATTTGCTCAAGCAAGCTTCGGCTTCGCTGTAA
- a CDS encoding Uma2 family endonuclease, which yields MDKKKRPEDRVGEQQVTYDIYAALPDDGLRYEVLDGSLELMSPGPNTPHQILSFNLQSTLAGSCKPEYLILYAPLDVILSPTNVVQPDLIFIHPERANIVTKRGIEGPPDLVVEILSPGSRHRDRVRKLRIYERHGVPEYWILDPVAQTLEQHLLSGERYELNCVYEGEDTVTSDRLPCVSFTVAGLFDDPTLQRLLSSN from the coding sequence ATGGATAAAAAGAAACGACCGGAGGATCGGGTCGGCGAGCAGCAGGTTACCTACGACATTTATGCCGCGTTGCCGGACGACGGCCTGCGCTACGAAGTGCTGGACGGCTCGCTGGAGCTGATGTCGCCGGGACCGAACACCCCGCATCAGATTTTGAGTTTTAACTTACAATCGACGCTGGCCGGCAGTTGCAAACCCGAATATCTCATTTTATATGCGCCGCTTGATGTCATTCTCAGTCCTACGAACGTAGTACAGCCCGACCTGATCTTCATTCATCCGGAACGCGCCAACATTGTAACCAAGCGAGGCATCGAAGGGCCGCCGGACCTTGTCGTCGAGATTTTGTCGCCCGGCTCGCGTCATCGGGACCGGGTCCGCAAGCTGCGAATTTACGAACGGCATGGCGTGCCGGAGTATTGGATCCTGGATCCTGTCGCCCAGACCCTGGAGCAGCATTTGCTGTCGGGCGAGCGCTACGAATTGAACTGCGTTTACGAAGGCGAAGACACGGTAACATCGGACAGGCTGCCTTGCGTATCGTTTACGGTCGCCGGACTGTTCGACGATCCGACCCTGCAGCGTCTCCTGTCCTCGAACTGA
- a CDS encoding alkaline phosphatase, producing the protein MKLREKKVFKATMAGTITAALLTVSAVTAQTQDRADAASPRTQNVILFVGDGMGTAQRDAIRLATVGEKGKLAMDAMPYVGLIHTSSTVPVTDSAASATAYASGVKTYNGAIGMDANKKSVKTIMEYAKDKGKSTGVVTTSQVTDATGAAFGAHVEDRSKQSDIALQYLTKSKLDVILGGGEDFWYPAGNPGKFQDEPAEDPSEKSKGTQGNLVDKAKSLGYSYVSTKADLQKAKGGKLLGLFSNEEMFQQKPEGEGDIYNPVVSLPEMTKKAIDTLSTNKKGFFLMVEEEGTDEFAHQNNAKMTIKSGQQLDQAVQVAKDFAKKHPDTLVLVLADHETGGFSIEEVNADDESGDGISKEDGPFQIVGSDHNFVVDWTTSGHTAVDIPLTAMGRNAELFSGIYENTEVFTKLLQALGIKGK; encoded by the coding sequence ATGAAACTTCGAGAAAAGAAAGTATTCAAGGCTACGATGGCCGGTACGATCACGGCTGCCCTGCTGACCGTAAGTGCCGTCACCGCTCAAACGCAGGACCGCGCGGACGCCGCATCCCCTCGCACCCAGAATGTGATCCTTTTCGTAGGAGACGGCATGGGCACCGCACAGCGCGATGCCATCCGCCTGGCCACCGTCGGCGAGAAAGGCAAGCTGGCGATGGACGCTATGCCTTATGTCGGACTGATTCATACGAGCTCCACGGTGCCGGTCACCGACTCGGCTGCCTCGGCGACCGCCTATGCCAGCGGCGTTAAGACTTACAATGGCGCGATCGGCATGGACGCCAATAAAAAGTCGGTCAAGACGATCATGGAATACGCGAAGGATAAAGGCAAGTCGACAGGCGTGGTCACGACCAGCCAGGTCACCGACGCTACCGGCGCCGCATTTGGCGCTCACGTCGAGGACCGTTCCAAGCAGAGCGATATCGCGCTGCAATATTTGACCAAGAGCAAGCTCGACGTCATTCTTGGCGGCGGGGAGGACTTCTGGTACCCGGCGGGCAATCCGGGCAAGTTCCAGGACGAGCCGGCGGAAGATCCTTCGGAAAAGAGCAAGGGCACGCAAGGAAATCTGGTAGACAAAGCCAAGTCGCTTGGATACAGCTACGTTTCCACCAAAGCGGACCTGCAAAAGGCGAAGGGCGGCAAGCTGCTCGGCCTGTTCTCCAATGAAGAGATGTTCCAGCAGAAGCCGGAGGGCGAAGGCGATATTTACAACCCGGTCGTCTCTCTGCCCGAGATGACCAAAAAAGCGATCGATACGCTGTCCACCAACAAAAAAGGCTTCTTCCTGATGGTCGAAGAAGAAGGGACGGACGAGTTCGCGCACCAGAACAATGCCAAAATGACGATCAAGTCCGGCCAGCAGCTTGACCAGGCCGTCCAGGTCGCCAAGGACTTCGCCAAGAAGCATCCGGATACGCTCGTGCTTGTGCTCGCCGACCATGAGACCGGCGGCTTCTCGATCGAGGAAGTCAACGCGGACGACGAATCCGGCGACGGCATCTCCAAGGAAGACGGACCGTTCCAGATCGTAGGCTCCGACCACAACTTCGTCGTTGACTGGACGACCTCGGGCCACACGGCTGTCGATATTCCGCTCACGGCTATGGGCCGCAACGCCGAGCTGTTCAGCGGCATCTACGAGAACACCGAGGTATTCACGAAGCTCCTGCAGGCGCTGGGGATTAAGGGCAAGTAA
- a CDS encoding GapA-binding peptide SR1P, with protein sequence MSNATNALQGTAPALELGMVICKHCQQLMYTIPTNGVKKIYGVCGQEGCLETVEASEGED encoded by the coding sequence ATGTCGAATGCGACGAACGCCTTACAGGGAACCGCTCCGGCACTTGAACTGGGTATGGTCATCTGCAAGCACTGTCAGCAGCTCATGTATACGATTCCGACCAACGGTGTGAAAAAAATATACGGCGTGTGCGGGCAGGAAGGCTGCTTGGAGACGGTCGAGGCGAGCGAGGGCGAAGATTGA
- the ppdK gene encoding pyruvate, phosphate dikinase: MNVQSWVYSFEEGHAGMRTLLGGKGANLAEMTRVGLPVPPGFTITTDACRAFFRAGNRISGELQLQMREAVTRLEEKKGQRLGDAADPLLVSVRSGSVDSMPGMMDTILNLGLNDETVKGLAAGTGNARFAYDCYRRLIQMFGQVVLGIESIRFERLLRRLKRELGVEQDQEVSAEGWMQLIGEYKDCVKAFSGIDFPQDVHEQLTLATEAVFKSWHNQRAQVYRKINRIPDEQGTAVNVQSMVFGNKGDDCGTGVVFTRNPSTGERALFGEYLTNAQGEDVVAGVRTPQSIATLKDVMPRVYDELSELCGRLELHYADMQDIEFTVERGELYVLQTRGGKRNAQAALRIAVDLAAEGVVSREEALMRIEVSHLEQLLHRGIDEQAAGDAIASGLPASPGAAVGMAVFDADTAATWAQAGKPVILVRAETTPEDIHGVLAAEGVLTSRGGMTSHAAVVARGMGKPCVCGCEEMRIDPTLREATAGGRTIAEGDWLTLDGTSGSVYAGQIPLKEAAVTDELQQVLSWADDVRRLRVYANADTPADAGIARGFGAEGIGLCRTEHMFFAPERLTVMQAMIMADSREERLAALALLLPMQQADFEGLFREMDGLPVTIRLLDPPLHEFLPNAGELQQKLRAAGTEEEQEQLRRMIRKVQALHEANPMLGQRGCRLGIVYPEIYDMQAEAVFRAAAACIGGGISVHPEIMIPLVGDASELSLLRERVERAADRVLGEAGKSACGFKVGTMIEVPRAALTADRIAAHADFFSFGTNDLTQMTYGYSRDDAEGGFMAHYLEQKLLPHNPFQVLDPDGVGQLIELAATKGRSRKPGLKTGICGEHGGDKDSIAFCHRAGLDYVSCSPYRIPMARIAAAQAAIENAVEDKKSPTVQAI; this comes from the coding sequence ATGAATGTGCAATCCTGGGTTTATTCCTTTGAAGAAGGCCATGCCGGCATGCGGACGCTACTGGGCGGGAAAGGCGCCAATCTGGCGGAGATGACGCGTGTGGGACTTCCGGTGCCTCCCGGCTTCACGATAACGACCGATGCGTGTCGGGCTTTTTTCCGGGCAGGCAATCGAATCTCGGGCGAACTGCAGCTGCAGATGAGGGAAGCCGTGACGCGGCTGGAGGAGAAGAAGGGTCAGCGGCTCGGCGATGCCGCCGACCCGCTGCTCGTCTCCGTCCGGTCGGGGTCGGTCGACTCGATGCCCGGGATGATGGATACGATCCTCAATCTGGGATTGAACGACGAGACCGTGAAGGGGCTGGCCGCGGGCACGGGCAACGCCCGCTTCGCCTACGATTGTTACAGGCGGCTGATCCAGATGTTCGGCCAGGTGGTGCTCGGCATCGAATCCATCCGCTTCGAGCGGCTGCTGCGCCGCTTGAAGCGGGAGCTTGGCGTCGAGCAGGATCAAGAGGTGTCGGCCGAAGGCTGGATGCAGTTGATCGGGGAGTACAAGGATTGTGTCAAGGCGTTCTCCGGCATCGACTTTCCCCAGGACGTGCACGAACAGCTGACGCTCGCGACCGAAGCCGTGTTCAAGTCCTGGCACAATCAGCGGGCGCAGGTCTACCGCAAGATCAACCGCATTCCCGACGAACAGGGCACGGCGGTTAACGTACAGAGCATGGTGTTCGGGAATAAAGGGGATGACTGCGGCACCGGCGTCGTGTTCACGCGCAATCCGTCTACCGGCGAGCGGGCGCTGTTCGGCGAGTACCTGACGAACGCGCAGGGCGAGGACGTCGTCGCCGGCGTGCGCACGCCGCAGTCGATCGCGACTTTGAAGGATGTCATGCCGCGGGTATACGACGAGCTGTCCGAGCTGTGCGGACGCCTGGAGCTGCATTACGCGGATATGCAGGACATCGAGTTCACGGTGGAGCGCGGCGAGCTCTACGTGCTGCAGACGCGGGGCGGCAAGCGCAACGCCCAGGCCGCGCTGCGGATCGCCGTGGATCTCGCGGCCGAAGGCGTCGTCTCGCGCGAGGAAGCGCTGATGCGGATCGAGGTGTCCCATCTGGAGCAGCTGCTGCACCGCGGTATCGACGAGCAAGCGGCGGGAGACGCGATCGCGTCCGGCCTGCCCGCGTCTCCGGGCGCGGCCGTCGGCATGGCCGTCTTCGACGCGGATACGGCCGCAACGTGGGCGCAGGCTGGCAAGCCCGTCATTCTCGTGCGGGCCGAGACGACGCCGGAGGATATCCACGGCGTGCTCGCCGCGGAGGGCGTGCTCACGAGCCGAGGCGGCATGACCAGCCATGCGGCGGTCGTGGCGAGAGGCATGGGCAAGCCGTGCGTGTGCGGCTGCGAGGAGATGCGGATCGATCCGACGCTGCGGGAGGCGACGGCAGGCGGAAGGACGATCGCGGAGGGAGATTGGCTGACGCTCGACGGCACCAGCGGCAGCGTCTACGCCGGTCAGATTCCGCTCAAGGAGGCGGCGGTTACGGACGAACTGCAGCAGGTGCTGAGCTGGGCGGATGACGTCCGCCGCCTGCGCGTTTACGCGAATGCGGATACGCCGGCGGACGCCGGGATCGCGCGTGGCTTCGGCGCGGAGGGCATCGGGCTGTGCCGGACGGAGCATATGTTTTTTGCGCCGGAACGGCTGACGGTCATGCAGGCGATGATCATGGCGGATTCGCGCGAAGAACGGCTGGCTGCGCTTGCGCTGCTGCTGCCGATGCAGCAGGCCGACTTTGAGGGGCTGTTCCGGGAGATGGACGGATTGCCCGTCACGATTCGGCTGCTCGACCCGCCGCTGCACGAGTTTTTGCCGAATGCGGGAGAGCTGCAGCAGAAGCTGCGGGCGGCCGGGACCGAGGAGGAGCAGGAGCAACTGAGGCGGATGATTCGCAAGGTTCAAGCCCTGCACGAAGCGAACCCGATGCTCGGACAGCGGGGCTGCCGGCTGGGCATCGTATACCCGGAAATCTACGATATGCAGGCCGAGGCCGTATTCCGGGCGGCTGCAGCCTGCATCGGCGGGGGAATTTCCGTACATCCGGAGATAATGATCCCGCTGGTCGGCGACGCAAGCGAGCTGAGCCTGCTGCGCGAACGGGTCGAACGTGCCGCGGATCGCGTGCTCGGCGAGGCGGGCAAGAGCGCTTGCGGCTTTAAGGTCGGCACGATGATCGAGGTGCCTCGCGCCGCGTTGACGGCCGATCGCATCGCGGCCCATGCGGACTTCTTCTCTTTCGGCACGAACGACTTGACGCAGATGACCTACGGCTACAGCAGGGACGACGCGGAGGGCGGCTTCATGGCGCATTATCTGGAGCAGAAGCTGCTCCCGCACAACCCGTTCCAGGTGCTGGACCCGGACGGCGTCGGGCAGTTGATCGAACTGGCTGCGACGAAGGGACGCTCGCGCAAGCCGGGCCTGAAAACGGGGATATGCGGCGAGCATGGCGGGGACAAGGATTCGATCGCGTTTTGCCATCGCGCGGGACTCGATTATGTCAGCTGCTCGCCGTACCGTATCCCGATGGCGCGGATCGCGGCCGCCCAGGCGGCGATCGAGAACGCGGTCGAAGACAAAAAGAGCCCGACCGTTCAGGCGATCTAA
- a CDS encoding helix-turn-helix transcriptional regulator, with translation MLELSTRQLEIVDLVRKRAPITGEQIAEALGVTRPSIRSDLGLLAMLGYIDAKPKVGYFPAAASGDAGAAGQNAVLQMRVKEVMGVPVVLRETATVGDAVVSLFLENVGSLIVVDAAGSLSGIVSRKDLLKVAVGNSHADAVILGMVMTRYPNIVTAAPEDTILDAMRKMIQHEVDGLPVVQAHPHGGAPAAEVVGRITKTTILKLIYEAAVSREIP, from the coding sequence ATGCTCGAACTATCAACGCGCCAGCTCGAGATCGTCGATCTGGTTCGCAAGCGCGCGCCGATCACCGGCGAGCAGATCGCGGAGGCGCTTGGCGTCACCCGTCCTTCCATACGGTCGGACCTCGGCTTGCTGGCGATGCTGGGCTACATCGACGCCAAGCCCAAGGTCGGCTACTTTCCGGCCGCGGCGTCCGGCGACGCGGGAGCAGCCGGGCAAAATGCCGTCCTGCAGATGCGCGTGAAGGAAGTGATGGGCGTACCCGTCGTCCTCCGCGAGACGGCGACCGTCGGCGATGCCGTCGTCTCGCTTTTCCTCGAAAACGTGGGCAGCCTGATCGTCGTGGACGCGGCGGGTTCGCTGAGCGGCATCGTATCCCGCAAGGACCTGCTGAAGGTTGCCGTCGGCAACTCGCATGCGGACGCCGTCATCCTGGGCATGGTGATGACCCGTTATCCCAACATCGTCACCGCAGCGCCGGAGGATACGATTCTCGACGCGATGCGCAAGATGATCCAGCACGAGGTGGACGGCCTTCCTGTCGTTCAAGCGCATCCGCACGGCGGGGCGCCGGCCGCGGAAGTCGTGGGCCGGATCACCAAGACGACCATCCTCAAGCTGATCTACGAGGCGGCGGTCTCCAGGGAGATTCCCTGA